One Deltaproteobacteria bacterium genomic window carries:
- a CDS encoding FAD-binding protein → MIPADILKELAEIVGPAHVKTAGEILAEYGADASRLASAPDVVVFPGNSRQISRILTVAAESGFPVIPRGAGSGMTGGAVPVKGGLVMAMGRFDRILAIDQDNLVARVEPGVITAHLQTAVEKVGLFYPPDPASLKISTIGGNVAECAGGLRAVKYGVTRDYVLGLEVALPTGEIIHTGVQTMKGVAGYDLTRLITGSEGTLAVITAVTLRLIPKPAGKKTMIAFFPDVSAAVRTVSTIIRNRIIPAILEFLDSICIDCVRQETDLDMPEGAGAMLLMEVDGDEMRVTRDAEIIEELCRMGGAIRFEAAAGTEAADRLWEARRNVSPALFRLKPHKISEDIVVPRSRMPELGAFLEDLTARHGLPIAAFGHAGDGNIHVNIMLDRDVSGQVKTAGIVVKELFGQVIRMGGTITGEHGIGITKAPYLGMEIPEGGIRLMRRIKEAFDPKGILNPGKIFQ, encoded by the coding sequence ATGATACCCGCAGATATTCTCAAAGAGCTGGCAGAGATTGTCGGCCCGGCTCACGTGAAGACCGCCGGGGAAATCCTGGCCGAATACGGGGCCGATGCCTCCAGGCTGGCGTCCGCCCCTGATGTAGTGGTCTTTCCCGGAAACAGCCGGCAGATCTCCCGAATCTTGACCGTAGCGGCTGAATCCGGATTTCCGGTGATCCCGAGGGGGGCAGGCAGCGGCATGACCGGCGGCGCTGTCCCGGTGAAAGGCGGCCTCGTCATGGCCATGGGACGGTTCGATCGCATCCTGGCCATTGATCAGGACAATCTCGTCGCGCGGGTGGAGCCAGGGGTCATTACGGCCCATCTCCAGACAGCAGTTGAAAAGGTGGGGCTCTTCTATCCTCCGGATCCGGCCAGCCTCAAGATCTCCACCATCGGAGGCAATGTGGCGGAATGCGCGGGCGGATTGCGGGCGGTCAAATACGGGGTCACCCGGGACTATGTCCTGGGCCTGGAGGTGGCGCTTCCCACCGGCGAGATCATCCATACCGGCGTCCAGACCATGAAAGGGGTGGCGGGCTACGACCTGACCCGTCTCATTACCGGTTCTGAAGGCACCCTGGCAGTCATCACCGCCGTCACCCTCCGGCTCATCCCCAAGCCGGCGGGCAAAAAGACCATGATCGCCTTCTTCCCGGATGTCTCTGCCGCGGTTCGAACGGTCTCTACTATTATCCGGAACCGGATCATCCCGGCCATCCTGGAGTTTCTGGACAGCATCTGCATCGACTGTGTGAGACAGGAGACGGATCTCGACATGCCCGAAGGGGCCGGAGCCATGCTCTTGATGGAGGTGGATGGGGATGAGATGCGGGTGACACGAGATGCGGAGATCATCGAGGAGCTGTGCCGTATGGGCGGGGCCATCCGCTTCGAGGCGGCCGCGGGAACCGAAGCCGCGGACAGGCTGTGGGAGGCCCGGCGAAACGTATCCCCCGCCCTCTTCCGGCTGAAACCCCACAAGATCAGCGAAGATATTGTTGTTCCCAGAAGCCGGATGCCTGAGTTAGGGGCCTTTCTGGAGGACCTGACCGCCAGGCACGGCCTCCCCATCGCGGCCTTCGGCCATGCGGGCGACGGCAATATTCATGTCAACATCATGCTGGATAGGGACGTCTCCGGCCAGGTGAAAACCGCCGGGATCGTGGTGAAAGAACTGTTCGGTCAGGTGATCCGCATGGGAGGGACCATTACCGGAGAGCACGGCATAGGGATCACAAAGGCCCCCTATCTGGGGATGGAGATTCCGGAAGGAGGCATCCGACTCATGAGGCGCATCAAGGAGGCCTTCGATCCAAAAGGGATCCTCAACCCGGGCAAGATATTTCAATAA
- a CDS encoding ATP-dependent 6-phosphofructokinase, whose protein sequence is MKTKIGVLSAGGDCAGINSAIHWLVYSAFDKDLVPLRGTMFKVLGILDGWRGLIEVKPDKKASLGQWTMDLTMDIVRTWDRYGGTRLGTSRINPFAPDDDKSELILENCSKLGLDALVVIGGPNSLSVAYKLYKKGLKVIGIPKTIDRDLAATEYTLGFDSALNTITQDIDRLRITAGSHSRIFVVECMGRHAGWLALEGGEATGAAIILIPEHDFVMERVIELLAMRRKAGERYSIVLVSEGAKPRGMEPILERRGRDGFGHFYLGGVGGFIAEEIQKSEMEVRYVALRHLQRGGVPTAYDRRMGRKFGVAAVDMIVGEDFGRMVSIKQGQVTSVPLKKALDKLHLVDVEKYYNTKNYKTLNQIV, encoded by the coding sequence ATGAAGACAAAGATAGGCGTGTTATCGGCAGGCGGCGACTGTGCCGGGATCAACAGTGCCATTCATTGGCTCGTTTATTCGGCTTTTGACAAGGATCTGGTCCCCTTGCGGGGGACCATGTTCAAGGTGTTGGGTATTCTGGACGGTTGGAGGGGCCTGATAGAGGTCAAGCCGGACAAAAAGGCCAGCCTCGGTCAGTGGACCATGGATCTTACCATGGATATCGTCCGTACCTGGGACAGGTATGGGGGTACCCGTCTCGGGACCAGCCGCATCAACCCTTTCGCCCCTGACGACGATAAGTCGGAACTCATTCTGGAAAACTGCAGCAAATTGGGTTTGGATGCCCTGGTGGTGATCGGAGGGCCAAACAGCCTTTCGGTGGCCTACAAGCTTTATAAAAAGGGCCTCAAGGTGATCGGGATTCCCAAGACCATCGACAGGGATCTGGCTGCTACAGAGTACACCCTCGGCTTTGATTCGGCCCTCAACACCATTACCCAGGACATTGACCGGCTGCGGATAACCGCCGGATCTCACAGCCGGATATTTGTAGTGGAATGCATGGGCAGACATGCGGGATGGCTGGCCCTGGAAGGAGGCGAGGCAACGGGCGCCGCCATTATTCTCATCCCTGAACACGATTTTGTCATGGAGCGGGTGATCGAACTTCTGGCCATGAGACGAAAGGCCGGCGAACGCTACAGCATCGTTCTGGTCTCCGAGGGGGCCAAACCGAGGGGGATGGAGCCGATTCTGGAAAGGCGGGGAAGGGATGGGTTCGGGCACTTTTACTTGGGCGGCGTCGGCGGGTTTATCGCAGAAGAGATACAGAAAAGCGAGATGGAGGTAAGATATGTGGCCCTCAGGCACCTCCAGCGGGGGGGCGTTCCCACTGCCTATGATCGGCGTATGGGCCGGAAATTCGGGGTCGCAGCGGTGGATATGATTGTGGGCGAGGACTTCGGCCGCATGGTCAGCATCAAGCAGGGCCAGGTGACCTCGGTGCCCCTCAAGAAGGCCCTGGACAAGCTCCACCTGGTGGATGTTGAAAAGTATTATAATACCAAAAATTACAAGACATTGAATCAGATTGTGTGA
- a CDS encoding adenylate kinase, whose protein sequence is MKILFFGPNGSGKGTQGAILKDKYGIPHIETGVIFRDNISRGTELGKEAKGYIDRGELVPDSITIPMILDRLKGDDCKNGWLLDGFPRNLTQAQELDKALKKEGIALDVVIDMVLPREVAKGRIMGRRLCVNDNNHPNNVNIEAIKPDGDKCRICGGDLKTRSDDQDEAAIDQRHNIYYDTETGTMAGLNYFKELSANNNGIPRIIELDGRPGVKEVSQELLSKLGA, encoded by the coding sequence ATGAAAATTCTGTTTTTCGGCCCGAACGGAAGCGGCAAGGGGACCCAGGGAGCTATTTTAAAGGACAAGTACGGCATTCCGCACATCGAGACAGGGGTTATTTTCAGGGACAACATCTCACGGGGTACCGAGCTGGGCAAGGAAGCCAAGGGATATATCGACAGGGGAGAGCTGGTCCCTGACAGCATCACCATCCCGATGATTCTCGACCGTCTCAAGGGAGATGACTGCAAGAACGGTTGGCTTTTAGACGGCTTTCCCAGGAATCTAACGCAGGCCCAGGAATTGGATAAGGCCCTCAAAAAAGAAGGGATTGCCCTGGATGTGGTCATCGACATGGTCCTCCCCCGCGAAGTCGCCAAGGGCCGGATAATGGGCAGGCGCCTCTGCGTTAATGACAATAACCATCCCAATAACGTCAATATCGAGGCCATAAAGCCCGATGGTGATAAATGCAGGATCTGCGGCGGGGATCTCAAGACGCGGTCGGACGACCAGGACGAGGCGGCCATTGATCAACGTCACAACATCTATTACGACACCGAGACCGGCACCATGGCCGGGTTGAATTATTTCAAGGAGCTCTCCGCAAACAACAACGGCATTCCCAGGATTATCGAACTAGATGGGAGACCCGGCGTTAAGGAGGTCTCCCAAGAGTTGTTGTCCAAACTTGGAGCATAA
- a CDS encoding cofactor-independent phosphoglycerate mutase, producing the protein MTRWQKTGPKYVLLVGDGMADYPLADLDGRTALEAAHTPNMDRIAACRVGLVKTIPTGLSPGSDVANLSLLGYDPTLCVTGRAPFEAASMGIPLGERDVAFRMNLVTLDHRSEREIVMVSHSSGDIPTPEGRAIVETLRRDLVLPETTIHPGVAYRHLLVWENGPLAAETIPPHDVLDQNMASYLDPERKDPVVAVIRRSWDILKQHPVNLVRRGRGLKEANSIWLWGQGKALRIPRFRDKYGLEGGVISAVDLLRGIGVYAGLTPISVEGATGYLDTNYAGKAREAVTALRDLDFMFVHVEAPDEASHNGNIREKLQAIEAFDQKVVGPVLSGLEEFPDYRVMVASDHFTPISIKTHASDPAPFAWAAKGELASGKRGAAFTEASAKASGLYFEKGCDLMPSFLGRA; encoded by the coding sequence ATGACCCGCTGGCAGAAGACCGGCCCGAAATATGTTCTTTTGGTCGGAGACGGGATGGCCGACTATCCCCTCGCCGATCTGGATGGAAGAACGGCCCTCGAGGCCGCTCATACCCCCAATATGGATCGTATCGCGGCGTGCCGGGTAGGGCTCGTCAAGACCATCCCCACGGGATTATCCCCTGGGAGCGATGTGGCAAACCTCTCTCTCCTGGGGTATGATCCGACCCTGTGTGTTACCGGCCGGGCCCCTTTTGAAGCGGCCAGCATGGGGATCCCGTTAGGGGAGCGCGATGTCGCCTTCCGGATGAACCTGGTGACCCTCGACCACCGCTCTGAAAGGGAGATCGTGATGGTCAGCCACAGCTCAGGGGACATTCCCACGCCGGAGGGGAGGGCGATTGTGGAGACACTCCGAAGGGATCTTGTGCTTCCGGAGACAACCATTCATCCCGGCGTCGCCTACCGGCATCTTCTGGTCTGGGAGAACGGACCCCTTGCCGCAGAGACCATCCCGCCCCATGACGTCCTGGATCAGAACATGGCCTCCTATCTCGACCCTGAACGCAAGGACCCGGTGGTCGCGGTCATTCGACGATCATGGGACATTCTGAAGCAACATCCCGTTAATCTGGTGCGGAGGGGACGGGGTTTGAAAGAGGCCAATTCCATCTGGCTCTGGGGTCAGGGAAAGGCGCTCCGCATCCCCCGGTTCAGGGACAAATACGGTCTCGAAGGGGGCGTGATTTCGGCAGTGGACCTGCTGCGGGGGATCGGGGTCTATGCGGGGCTCACACCGATATCCGTGGAGGGGGCGACCGGCTATCTGGACACCAATTATGCGGGTAAGGCCCGGGAAGCGGTAACGGCCCTGCGTGATCTTGACTTCATGTTCGTCCATGTGGAGGCCCCTGACGAGGCCAGCCACAACGGCAATATCCGCGAAAAGCTCCAGGCCATCGAGGCCTTTGACCAAAAGGTGGTGGGGCCTGTGCTGAGCGGTCTGGAAGAGTTTCCGGATTACCGGGTGATGGTCGCCAGCGATCACTTCACCCCGATCTCCATCAAGACCCACGCGAGCGACCCTGCCCCCTTTGCATGGGCCGCCAAAGGAGAACTGGCCTCAGGGAAAAGGGGGGCGGCGTTTACAGAGGCGTCTGCAAAGGCGTCGGGACTCTATTTTGAAAAGGGATGCGACCTGATGCCCTCCTTTCTGGGGCGGGCATGA
- a CDS encoding homoserine dehydrogenase: MSTINIGIIGFGTVGAGVVEVLYTNREIIASRVGTEVVVKRIADLDITSDRGIALQPDRSLFTLDAMEVIRDPEIDVVVELIGGIETARNLILEAMKTGKHVVTANKALLAECGPEIYRAAEAQGVGLGFEASVGGGIPIVGALKTGLSANRIQTCIGILNGTSNYILTKMTQEGLPFDKAVAEAVRLGFAEDPPTLDVDGADAAHKLAIIISLAFGAPVSFKDIYREGIVAVTPDDIRFADEFGYGIKLLAIAKDLGDRIEARVHATMIPKDHILANVNEAFNAIYLEGDFVGPNLYYGLGAGRRPTGSAVVSDIIALAREIRCGNSVRVPPLAHVHAPVRDIVIQPIQHLVTPYYFRVSALDRPGVLSRIAGILADHRISISSVIQKGRGRKGPVAIVMLTHEARESAVQKAISLIDDLDVVAEKTVVIRVEGSQP; encoded by the coding sequence ATGTCGACAATAAACATAGGGATAATCGGATTTGGGACCGTAGGGGCCGGGGTGGTTGAGGTCCTGTACACCAATCGGGAGATTATCGCCAGCCGGGTCGGGACGGAGGTGGTGGTCAAAAGAATCGCGGACCTGGATATCACGTCTGATCGGGGGATTGCCCTGCAACCTGACAGGTCCCTCTTCACCCTTGACGCCATGGAGGTGATTCGTGATCCGGAAATCGACGTGGTGGTCGAGCTGATCGGCGGGATAGAAACCGCCAGGAATTTGATCCTCGAGGCCATGAAGACCGGAAAGCATGTGGTAACCGCCAACAAGGCGCTTCTGGCGGAATGCGGGCCTGAGATATACCGGGCCGCGGAAGCGCAGGGGGTGGGTCTGGGCTTTGAAGCCAGTGTGGGGGGCGGCATCCCTATTGTCGGTGCCTTGAAAACCGGACTTTCCGCAAACCGCATCCAGACCTGTATCGGCATCCTGAACGGGACATCCAACTATATCTTGACCAAAATGACGCAGGAGGGGCTTCCCTTTGACAAGGCGGTGGCTGAGGCGGTCCGGCTGGGTTTTGCAGAAGACCCGCCGACCCTGGATGTGGATGGCGCCGATGCGGCCCATAAACTGGCCATCATCATCTCCCTCGCGTTCGGTGCCCCGGTCTCGTTCAAGGATATCTACCGGGAGGGGATCGTGGCCGTGACCCCCGACGATATACGATTCGCGGACGAATTCGGGTACGGCATCAAGCTGCTGGCCATTGCCAAGGACCTGGGAGACCGGATCGAGGCACGTGTGCACGCGACCATGATCCCCAAGGATCATATCCTGGCCAATGTCAACGAGGCATTCAATGCCATCTACCTTGAAGGCGATTTTGTGGGGCCTAATCTCTACTATGGTCTGGGGGCAGGGAGGAGACCCACAGGGAGCGCAGTGGTTTCGGACATCATCGCCCTGGCACGGGAGATCCGTTGCGGAAACAGTGTCCGCGTGCCTCCCCTGGCCCATGTTCACGCACCTGTGAGAGATATCGTCATCCAGCCCATCCAACACCTGGTGACGCCTTATTATTTCAGGGTATCGGCCCTGGACAGACCCGGGGTCCTGTCGCGGATTGCCGGGATTCTGGCGGATCACCGGATCAGCATATCGTCTGTGATCCAGAAGGGGCGGGGACGCAAAGGCCCGGTAGCGATTGTCATGCTTACCCATGAGGCCCGGGAAAGCGCCGTGCAGAAGGCTATTTCGTTAATCGATGATTTGGACGTGGTGGCGGAGAAAACCGTGGTGATCCGCGTGGAAGGAAGCCAGCCATGA